The DNA window AAACCTCCTTGCCGACGCCCGACTCCCCCAGGATCAAGACCGGGATGCCACAGTCCAGGACACGCACCGCGCGGTCCAGTTGCGCCTCGCGCTGTGGGTCGGCGATGATGGGCGGCCTCGAGGCTGCGACTTGGTGGATCTGCGGCGTGCGTTCTGGCGCCGTGATCGAGTCCAAGTGATTCGAGGCCCTCTTGAGCCCGACCCAGCCTGAAGCCCACGATGCCGATCGCCCAGGCCGCGCCAGCCAGGGGTGAAGGCACAACTCGAACTGGTCCCGCTCGGTCGTGGGCAAGGAGCTGAACAGATCGTCGACGAAGCGGCCGCGCAGTTGTTCGAACGTCATCCCTAAAACGCGCATGGCAGCGCGATTGGCGCCCACAATCGTTGCATTGCGAATCCACAGCAAAGCTTCGCGGTGCGAGCCAATCAAGGCCGGGTCATGGGCAAAGCGCAGGATTTCGGTCTGCGCGGGCCGGTTGTCCATGGCCATGCGGTATTCGATCATCTGCGCCGCCATGCGCACCAGACCAACGGTCTGGGCTTGAATGCAGCGAGCATCGCCCGAGACATCCAGCACGCCCAGGACCTGCCCTTGCGAGCCCAGCAGAGGTGCGGCCGTGCACCCCAAGGTTCCGTTTTGCTCGAGGTAATGTTGCTGCCCGAGGACCGTGATCGGCGAGAGCTCCGTCAGCGCCGTGCCGATCGCATTGGTCCCCCGCTGGACTTCGGACCATTCGACGCCGGGCATCAACGCCACGCGCTGGGCCTTGTTCATGAACACATCTGAGCCCGCTGCGTCGAGAATCATGCCCTGCGGGTCGGCCAGCAAGACGACCACGCGTGAGGGCGACAGCGCCTCGGCCAGAGCCTCCAGCTCGGGCAGCGCGTGCCGACGCAGCCGCCCCTGCGCGTCGCGCCGGGCAAACAGCGCCTCATGCGCCAGGGGCTCGGGAGTCTCACTGAGGGTGGCGGGGAGGGCCAGGCACCGCCGCCACGACCTTGCGATCAGCTCCGGCACCGCGCCTTGCGGATCACTCCCGTCTTCGAAAAAACGCTGTCGCGCCAACTGCAACGTGGTCGACGGCGTGGCAATTCCCGCGCTGCCCGGCGGCCTGGTCTGGGGCATTTCCGTCTCCTGGGTTGGCGTGCCATCAAGGCCATGGCAGCCAATCTTCTGCTGGCGAAGTGTCGCACTCAAAGGGCGCCATGTCACCTGTCGCAAGATGCGACGCTTCAGTGATGCAAATCGAGAAGGAAGACCGGAGAGCGTACTCCGGGTCATCCCGGATGCATTCGCCTAAGTGCTTGTCAATGAACGAAGATATTTCGTCCTGGCGCAAGCGTTGGGTCTGGCACGAATCCTGATAGGGATGAGGGCGCTGCATCTGCAGTTCAACTCCCTATCCAACAATCTCAGGAGACGTTCATGGACATGCTTGAACCCGGCAAGTTTGGCACTGCCGTTGCCTTCAAAAAGCGCTATGGCAACTACATCGGCGGCGAGTGGGTTGCGCCTGCCGGCGGCCAATACTTCGAGAACATTTCGCCCGTCACTGGCAAGCCCTTTTGCGACATTCCGCGCTCGACGGCGGCCGACATCGAGCGCGCGCTCGATGCCGCGCACAAGGCCAAGGGCGCCTGGGGCCGCACATCGCCCACGGATCGCGCGAACATCCTGAACAAGATCGCCGACCGCATGGAGGCCAACCTGCCCATGCTCGCCGCCGCCGAAACCTGGGACAACGGCAAGCCCATCCGCGAAACCACGCTGGCCGACCTGCCGCTGGCCATCGACCACTTCCGCTATTTCGCCTCGTGCGTACGCGCGCAGGAAGGCGGCATCAGCGAGATCGACCATGAGACCTATGCCTACCACTACCACGAGCCGATCGGCGTCGTCGGGCAGATCATTCCCTGGAATTTTCCGATTCTGATGGCCGTCTGGAAGCTGGCGCCGGCGCTGGCGGCGGGCAACTGCGTCGTGCTCAAACCCGCCGAGCAAACACCGGTTTCCATCCTGGTGCTGGTGGAATTGGTTGGCGACTTGCTGCCTGCGGGTGTGCTGAACGTGGTCAATGGCTTCGGTCTGGAAGCGGGCAAGCCGCTGGCTTCCAGCAGCCGCATCGGCAAGATCGCCTTCACCGGAGAGACGACCACCGGCCGGCTGATCTCGCAGTATGCGAGCCAGAATCTGATTCCCGTCACGCTGGAACTCGGGGGCAAGTCACCGAACATCTTCTTTGCCGACGTGATGGACAAGGACGACGGCTACTTCGACAAGGCGCTCGAAGGTTTTGCGATGTTCGCGCTCAACCAGGGCGAGGTCTGCACCTGCCCTTCCCGTGCGCTGGTCCAGGAGTCGATCTACGAGCGCTTCATCGAGCGCGCCATCAAGCGCGTGGCGGCGATCAAGCAAGGCAGCCCGCTGGAGATGGAAACCATGATCGGCGCGCAGGCATCGAGCGAGCAACTGGAAAAAATCCTCTCCTACCTCGACATCGGCAAACAGGAGGGCGCCCAGGTTCTGATTGGAGGCGAGCGCAACAAGCTGCCGGGTGAACTGGAGGGCGGCTATTACGTCAAGCCCACGGTTTTCAAAGGGCACAACAAGATGCGCATTTTCCAGGAGGAAATCTTCGGCCCGGTCCTGTCCGTCACCACGTTCAAGGACGAGGAAGAAGCGCTGGAGATTGCCAATGACACGCTGTACGGCCTGGGCTCGGGCGTCTGGACGCGCGACATGAATCGGGCGTTCCGCATGGGCCGCGGCATCCAGGCCGGCCGCGTCTGGACGAACTGCTACCACCTCTACCCCGCCCACGCGGCGTTCGGTGGCTACAAGCAATCGGGCATCGGACGCGAAAACCACAAGATGATGCTCGACCATTACCAGCAGACCAAGAACCTGCTGGTGAGCTACAGCGAAAGCAAGCTGGGCTTCTTCTGAGCGCCCCTTCGTTTCCTTGAGAGGACGCGCTGCGCCACTGCCCGTGAACGCGGGCAGTGGCGCAGCCGGACAGCACCGCATGCGCATTGCAACCCTGTAATCCCGCAGCTTTCCAAACGCCGACGGATGACCTGCCATGAACACCGAGCAAACCTTGCGCGAAGCATCCACGACGGCACCGGTCGTCCCTCGAGTCATCGCGACCACTGCGGCGCTCGAACTGATCGCCAAGCTCAAAGCAACCCACGGGGAGCTGATGTTTCATCAGTCCGGCGGCTGTTGCGATGGCAGCGCGCCGATGTGCTTTGCTGCGGGCGAATTTTTGGTTGGGGAGGCAGATCGGCTTCTAGGGTCTATCGGTGGCGTGCCGTTTTACATCGGGCTTGCACAGTTCGAGTATTGGAAACACACGCAACTCATCATCGATGTCGTTCCCGGCCGCGGCGGCATGTTTTCTCTCGAGGGTTCAACAGGTCTGCGCTTTCTCACGCGCTCAAGGCTTTTTGACGACGACGAATGGAGAGTTTTGGAACAGGAGGGACGCATCTGATCCTGCATTCATCGATCCAAGATTGAGTACCATCGATCGGATGAGCAAAGATTTGCTCTCCCGTGCGAAACCAAATTCGTGTGGGCATCTTCATGGGCCACGGCAAGACAAAGGAGTTTCGGGAACACAGCCACCCGCATTCCAGTTGCTTTTGCCGAGGCTGCATCGCCGGAAGGCTCGGCGCCTTTCATCATTCACGCGTCGCGCGCCGCCCCGAGCAGTCGTCGCCGCAATCCCTCCAATGCATACCGCGCCGAGGCCAGGCGCACCGCTTCGCGGTCGCCGGGCCAGATGATGGATTGGGCCTCAGCGCGTAGGCTGTCCGGCTGCTCCTGATCCAGCCAGGCCCAGCCGAACCACACCAGTCCCACCGGCTTGTCCGGTGTGCCGCCGCTGGGGCCGGCGATGCCGGTGATGGACAGGGCGGCCTGCACGGGGGCGTGCGCCAGCACCCCGCGCGCCATGGCCAGTGCCACTTCGCGGCTGACGGCGCCGTGCGTGGCGAGCAGGGCTTCGGGCACGCCCAGCAGCTCGGTCTTGGCGCGGTTGCTGTAGGTGACGATGCCGCGCTCGAACCAGTCGCTCGAACCGGCGAAGCTGGTGACGGCTGCGGCCACCAGCCCGCCGGTGCAGGACTCGGCGCAGCCCAGCATCCAGCCGCGATCGAGCAAGGGCGCGCGCAGCGCCAACGCGGCGTCCAGCACGTCCCGCCATGGCGCTTGCGCTTCATGCGCCATGGCTTGCGCTCCACGCCAACAGCAGCATGGCGCCGAACACCACGGCCAGTGTGAGCAGTGCGGCCACAAGGTCGTCGAGCATGATGCCCAGGCCGCCTTTCACATGCTGGTCGGCCCAGCCCACCGGGCCGCGCTTGACGGCGTCGAACATGCGAAACAGGGCGAAGCCTGCCGCTTGCAGCCACCACACGGCGGGGGTTTGCGGCGCGGGCTGCAGCAACCACAGCACCAGCCAGATGGCGACGATTTCGTCCCACACCACGGGCGAGGGGTCGTCGGTCTGCAAAGCCTGCGCGGTGCGCCCGCAAACCCACACGCCGAGGGCAAAACCGCCGAGCAAGAACGCGGCCCAGGCGCCGTTGGGCAGCCAGGGCGCGAGCAGCAGGTAGCTGGCCCAGCCGAACAGGCTTCCCGCCGTGCCGGGGGCGATGGGCGCGAGCCCCGAGCCGAAGCCGAGGGCGAGGCAATGCACCGGGCTTGAGAAGGCGAAGCGCCAGTTGGGCTGCGGCGCCGTGGAGCTTGCGGGGGTTGGAGAGGATGGGTTCATGGGGTGCGGAAATGGTCGAACGCGGCGTAATGCGCGGGGAGTTCCTGGCCTTGTGCGTCCAGCAGGGTGACGCCGGGCGCAGCGGTGATGCGGCCGATGCAAGCCACGGAAGTTTGCGCCTTGCTGGCGGCGGCGAGCACCGCCTCGTGCCGATGCGCGGGCGCGGTGAACAGCAGCTCGTAATCGTCGCCGCCGGCGAGTTGGCAGGCGCGGCGGCGAGCGGCGGGCTGGGCCTGCACGACGCGGCTTGCGGGAATGCGGTCGGCTTCGATGCACGCGCCCGCATGGCTTGCGCGCAGCACATGGCCGAGGTCGCCGAGCAGGCCGTCGGAGATGTCGATGGCGGCATGGGCGATGCCGCGCAGCGCCTGCCCCAGCGCCACGCGCGGAGCGGGCTGGTCCATGCGCGCGCGCATCGCGGCGAGGTCGTCGGCAGCCAAGCTCCATTCGCCCCAGACATGGCCGAGCGCGAGGCGGGCGTCGCCGGGCGTGCCCGACACCCAGAGCGCATCGCCTGCGCGCGCGGCGTCGCGGCGCAAGGCCAGGCCCGGTGGCACCAAGCCCAGCACGGTGATGCAGATGTTCAGCGGCCCCTTGGTGGTGTCGCCGCCGATCAGTTCGATGGCCTGTTCGTCGGCGAGCGCGAACAGCCCGGCGCTGAAGCCTTCGAGCCAAGCTGCGTCGGCGGCGGGCAAGGCCAGAGCCAGGGTGAACGCCAGCGGCTGCGCGCCCATCGCGGCCAGGTCCGACAAATTCACGGCCAGCGCCTTGTGGCCGAGCTTGCGGGCATCGGCCCCGGGCAGGAAATGGCGGCCTTCCACCAGCATGTCGCTGGACACCGCGAGCTGCTGGCCGGAGGGAATGGCGAGCAGGGCGCAATCGTCGCCCACGCCCAGGGTTGCGTTGCGCGCAGGGCGGGTGAAGTAGCGCGCGATGAGATCGAATTCGCCGAGGGTGGAGGCCATGCGGGTATTGTCGTCGCTGCCCAAGACCGGCAACTCTGCCGCGAGGGCCGCTGCACGACACGCTGTTTGGGCTGGAACACCAGGGGGCGGGCCGGACTCCTAGGAGACTGTCGGACTTTGCGGTCTTCCGGATGAAGACGCTATCCGAGACAATTGCTGCTGCACAACCGAGAGCCCGAGCCGATGAGCCGCTTCGTCCCTGTTGACCGAGACACCGCATATCTGTTGCCACCGTCGGTGGACGAATGGCTGCCCACTGATCACTTGGCGCGCTTCGTGGTCGAAGTCATCGAGCAGCTTGATCTGGGCGATCTGGCCCGACAGTACGCAGGCCGGGGCTCGGCGGCGCACCATCCGGCGGTGCTGCTGGGCCTGCTGATCTACGGCTACGCCAACGGCGTGCACTCCAGCCGCAAGATCGAGCGGGCGACCTACGACTCGGTGGCGTTCCGCTTTGTTGCGGCCAATACCCACCCCGATCACGACACGCTGGCGACGTTCCGCCGCCGCTTCTTGAAGGAGGTGGAGGCACTGTTCGTGCAGGTGCTGGTTCTGGCGCGCGAGATGAAGCTGCTCAAGCTCGGACACATCGCGCTGGATGGCACCAAGATCGACGCCAACGCCAGCAAGCACAAGGCCTTGTCGTGGGCTCATGCCAACAAGATCGAGGCGCAGCTGCGCCAGGAAGTACAAACGCTGCTGGCGCTGGCAGAGAACAGCGACCGCGCGACGGTACCCGACGGCATGGATGTGCCGGCGGAGATCGCCCTGCGTGCAGATCGCTTGAGCGCAATCGCGCAGGCCAAGGCCAAGATCGAGCAGCGCGCCAGCGAACGCCATCAGGTCGAGCAGCAGGAGTACGAGGCCAAGACCGCCAAGCGCCAAGCCCAGCGCGAGGCGGGCAAGAAGCCGCGCGGCAAGGACCCTGAGCCGCCAGAGGCCGGCCCCCGGAGCAGCGATCAGGTCAACCTCACGGATGAAGAGTCGCGCATCATGCCCGTGTCGGGTGGGGGCTTCGAGCAAAGCTACAACGCACAAGCCGGCGTGGACATCGCGACGATGATGGTGATCACCCAGCATGTGAGCCAGGCATCCAACGACAAGCGCGAAGTTGTGCCTACGCTGCAGCAGATCCAAGCGTTACCCGCGGTGCTGGGCGAGGTGCACACGCTCATCACGGACAACGGCTTCTTCAGCCAAGCCAACGTGATCGCGTGCAACGACGCGGGTATCGAGCCGCTGCTGGCGCTCAAGCGGGAGTCGCATCACACGCCGGTGATGGGGCGCTTTGCACCCGATGTGCCCGAGCCCCAGACGACGGATCCGCTCGTGCAGATGGCACACCGCCTGGGCACGCAAGCAGGCCGAGCCCTGTACGGCCTGCGCAAGCAGACAGTGGAGCCGGTGTTCGGCATCATCAAGCAAGTGATGGGTTGGCGCCAGATGAGCATGCGCGGGCTGGCCAAGGCACAAGGCGAATGGAGCTTGGTGACCATGGCTTGGAACATCAAGCGCATGCACGTCCTGCGAGCCGCGTGAGGGCAATAGTGCGCCCCGACCACGCCAAAACCGAGTCCCCAGGCCGCCCCATGTGCCCTCACAGTGTCTCGCCAACCATCGAGAGCGTTCGATCAGCGCGCCGCTGTCAAAAAAAACGCGTCGCACTGATCAATCGGATTCGCTCGGGTTCAAGTCCGACAGCCTCCTAGAATGAATCGTGGATCATCGAAAGCCATCAAAAGCACATCATCAAAAACGCGTGCGGCCCCAAACCCGGCGCATCCTCTCGACGGAGACCCTTCATGTCCACCCCCGATGCCAAGGCCGAGCTGCGCCGCGCGGCCCTGGAATATCACGAATTTCCCCGCCCGGGGAAGATCAGCGTCACCCCGACCAAGCAACTCTCCAACCAGCGCGATCTGGCGCTGGCGTATTCGCCGGGCGTGGCCGCGGCCTGCGAAGACATCGTGCAGAACCCGGGGGATGCGGCGCGCTACACCGCGCGCAGCAATCTGGTGGGCGTCATCACCAACGGCACGGCGGTGCTGGGGCTGGGCGACATCGGCCCGCTGGCAGCCAAGCCGGTGATGGAAGGCAAGGCGGTGCTGTTCAAGAAGTTCGCCAATATCGATGTGTTCGACATCGAAATCAACGAGAAAGACCCGGCCAAGCTCATCGAGATCATCGCGGCGCTGGAACCCACCTTCGGCGGCATCAACCTGGAAGACATCAAGGCGCCGGAGTGTTTCCAGGTGGAGCGCAGCTTGCGCCAGCGCATGCGCATTCCGGTGTTCCACGACGACCAGCATGGCACCGCCATCATCGTCGGCGCCGCCGTGCTCAACGGGCTGAAGGTGCTGGGCAAGCGCATCGAAGACGTGAAGCTGGTGTGCTCGGGCGCGGGCGCCGCGGCGCTGGCCTGCCTGCACCTGCTGGAGCATCTGGGCCTGGCGCGCGAACACATCTGGGTCAGCGATCTGGCCGGCGTGGTGTGGGCCGGGCGCACCGAGTTGATGGACCCGGACAAGGCGCGTTACGCGCAGCCCACCGAGGCCCGCAAGCTTGGCGACATCATCGACGGCGCCGACATCTTCCTCGGCCTGTCCGCCGGTGGCGTGCTCAAGCCCGAGATGGTGGCACGCATGGCCGCCAAGCCGCTGATCCTGGCGCTGGCCAACCCCACGCCGGAAATTCTCCCCGAGGAAATCAAGGCGGTGCGCGGCGACGCGGTGATCGCCACCGGCCGTTCGGACTATCCGAACCAGGTCAACAACGTGCTGTGCTTTCCCTACATCTTCCGCGGCGCACTGGACTGCGGCGCCACCACCATCACCACCGAGATGGAAGTGGCCGCGGTGCAGGCCATTGCCGCGCTGGCGCAGATGGAACAGAGCGATGTGGTGACCACCGCTTACGGCATGCAGGAAGCCGGCTTCGGCCCCACCTACCTGATCCCCAAGCCTTTCGACCCGCGCCTGATTCTGCACATCGCCCCGGCCGTGGCCCGGGCGGCTGCGGCCAGCGGTGTGGCGACGCGGCCGATTGCCGACCTCGACACCTACCGCGAGCAACTGCAGCAGTTCGTCTATCAGTCGGGCGCGATGATGCGGCCCATTTTCTCCATCGCCAAACACGCGCAGAAAAAGCGCATCGTCTACGCCGAAGGCGAGGACGAGCGCGTGCTGCGCGCCGTGCGCGTGGTGATCGATGAGCAGCTTGCGCGCCCGATCCTGGTGGGCCGCCCGGCGGTCATCGCACAGCGGGTGGAGCGCTTTGGCCTGCGCCTGCAGGAAGGGCGCGACTTTGACGTGGTCAACACCGACAACGACGAGCGCTACCGCGACTTCTGGCAGAGCTATCAGCAGATCGCCGGGCGCAAGGGCATCACCCCGCCGTTCGCCAAGATCGAGATGCGCCGCCGCCTCACCCTGATCAGCGCGATGATGCTGCACAAGGGCGAGGCCGACGGCATGATCTGCGGCACCTGGGGCAACACCCATCTGCACCTGCACTACATCGACCAGGTGATCGGCAAACGCACCGGCGCCAAGGTTTACGCCGCGATGAACGGGCTCATCCTGCCAGGGCGCCAGGTCATGCTGGTGGACACGCACATCAATCTCGACCCCAGCGCCGAGGATCTGGCCGAGATCACCCTCATGGCCGCCGAGGAGTTGCGCCGCTTCGGCATCACGCCCAAGGTGGCGCTGCTGTCGCATTCCAATTTCGGCTCCAGCAATGCCCCCAGCGCACTCAAAATGCGCCAGACCCTCGAGTTGCTGCACCAGCGCGACCCCGCGCTAGAGGTGGACGGCGAGATGCATGGCGATTGCGCCTTCGACGCCGGGCTGCGCGCCAGCCTGCTGCCGCAGACCACCTTGTCGGGCGAGGCCAATCTGCTGGTTTTCCCGGGTCTGGACGCCGCCAACATTGCCTACAACCTGCTCAAAACCACCGCCAGCAACAACGTCGCCATCGGCCCCATGCTGCTCGGGGCGGCCAAGCCGGTGAACATCCTCACCGCATCGAGTACCGTGCGGCGCATCGTCAATATGACCGCGCTCACCGTGATGGACGCCAACTCGACGCGCTGAAGCCCAGTCCCCTGCATTCACACCGCACCTCATTTTCAGGGACGATCAGGCTGAGTGTGCGCTCACTCAAGAAAGCTGTGCTGCACAAAAAATAGGCGCAATTCTTGCTTTCAGCGGCCGATTCCAATACGCTTTGAGTTTGACGCGCCGCATGATGCGCCTCCCGCGGCATCCAGTTTGGTCGTGACGCAACATCGGTTGGACTTGTGGGCATTGCTGCAAACCTGTCGCATCGCAAGCGATTGCAGGCCAAACTGCAAGCCGAAGCACAGGCCAGAAGCACAGGCCAATCACGCATTCATTCACCCCCGGCGAGCGTTTTCCACCGGGGTTTTCGCAAACTGGCCCATTCATCGTTCGTGTACAGGTTCGCAGCCCCGATCCAACCACCTGTTAAACCGGGCCAGCGCATCACCCGGGCATTGGCACTGTGCATCGCACTGTTCGGCCTTCAACTTGCAGCTTGGTCCGCAGGCGGCGTCCAGGGTTGGGGCTTGGCCCAGGGGCGCGAACGGCATGCCGAAAGCTGGCGCGATGAGGCCACGCCAGCCGTGCGTGCCGGGGAACTTCCGCGTGAAGCCCAGCACACACTGCAGTTGATTCGGCAGGGAGGGCCCTTCCCCTACGCGAAGGACGGCATTGTTTTTGGAAATTATGAGCACATCCTGCCGCAGCGGCGACGCGGCTATTACCGTGAATACACCGTACCAACCCCGGCAAGCCGCAACCGGGGGGCACAACGCCTTGTCTGCGGGGGACCTCCGCGCACCCCCGATCTCTGCTACTACACCCATGATCACTACGCAAGTTTCCAAGCCATCGCTCACTGAGGCCGAGGGCGGGGTCAATCTCAAACTCCTGCGCCCGAATATCGTGCAGTCGATCCGCGCCTTTCGCGTGCCGGCGCTGATGTCCGCCGCGCAGGACGCCGGCCAGCATTTCCTCTACGCCAATCTGGCCGAGGCCACGACCAAGCAGGAAGTGCTGGAAATCGTGGCGCGTTCCTTCACCTTCCCCAAACATTTCGGCAAGAATTTCGACGCCCTGCGCGACTGCCTGACCGACATGATCCAAAGCTCGGGCAAGCAGCCGGGCTTCGTCATCGTGCTGGAGCAGTTGCCCATGACCCAGCGCTTCGACAAGGAAGCGCGCGAAACCCTGCTCGATGTCTTCCGCGACGCGGCCGATTTCTGGTTCGAGCAAGGCGTGGAATTCCGGGTTTTCTATTCTTTTCTGTAACCCGCGCGCCGGACCGGACGGCGTTGCGGGGCGAAGACGAACCGGGCTCCCGACTCAGCGGCAAACTGGCCTATGCGCCACCCGCACCCTGGTATGGCGCGTGGGTTGCCGAAGCTGCCTGAGGTTGTCTGAGGTTGCCGGAAGCGGCCTTGCCCCTTGCTTGAACCCTTGCCTCAGCCTGGGTTCAATTCCAGCGCCAGGCGCACATACTCGCCCACGCTCACCTCCTCGGCGCGGCGCTTGATGTCGAAATCTCCGGCATAACCCCGGCTGACGAGCCAGGGCTCCAGCGCATGGCGCAGCAGCTTGCGGCGTTGCGAGAACGCCGCGGCAGTCAGGGCTTGCAACACGGCGGGATCGAGGCCCGACAGTTCCGCCGGCGAACGCGGGTGCATGCGCACCACGGCCGAATCCACCCGGGGTGGCGGCGAGAACGCCTGCGGCCCCACGTTCAGCACATCCCACATGGCGTAGCGCCACTGCAGCATGACCGACAGCCGCCCGTAGTCGCCGCAGGCGGGCGGCGCCACCATGCGCGCCACCACTTCTTTCTGCAGCATGAAATGCTGGTCATGCACCGCGCTCGCCGCGCTCATCAAATGGAACAGCAGCGGGCTGGAGATGTTGTAGGGCAGGTTGCCGAAAATGCGCAACCGGGAGCCGAGACCGGCAAAGTCCAGAGCCAGCGCATCGGACTCGATGACGCGCACGCGCTCGGGTTCGCGCGTGCGCCAGCGCGCCGCGAGGTCGCGGTCGAGCTCGACCACGGTCAGCTGCCGGGTGCGGTCGAGCACCGGCCAGGTGAGCGCGCCCAGTCCGGGGCCGATTTCCACCAGCGGCTGACCGGCGCGCGGGTCGATGAGGCCGACGATCTCGGCAATCACCCCGGTGTCGGTGAGAAAGTGCTGGCCGAAGCGCTTGCGCGCGGTGTGCCCGGCGATGCGGGTCGGGCCGGCGGCGGTGCCGTGGCGGCTAGAACCGGCCATGGCGGCGACGCGGCATCACACGGGTGGTCAAGCGCTGGGGCTGCATGGCCAGCGGCATGCCCAGCGCGGCATCAGGAGTCCGCATCCGGGATCCGCACATAGGTGCGCGCGCGCACGTCTTTCACCAGTTCGTTGAAGTCTTTCTCTTCTTTTTGCTGCAGCAGGATGTTGCGCGCCACGGCGCGCTCCTGATCCTTGCCGAGGGCGTGTTCGCGGCGGTCCACCAACTGCAGCAGGACCACCTTGCCGGGCAGCGTGATGGGCTGGGACACCTGCCCCGGGTTCAAGCGGTTGAGCGCGGCGTCGAGCGCCGGGGGCAGCTGCCCGGGCAGCACCCAGCCGAGATCGCCGCCTTTCTTGCCCGTGGCCACATCCTGCGACAGCTCACGCGCCTTGTCGGCGAATTGCACCTTGCCCTGCTCGACGGCGTCGCGAATGCTCGCCAACTCTTTCACGGCCGCTTGGCGTGACTTGCCGCTGTTGACGTCGAGGACGATCTCGCTCACCCGGCTTTGCATCGCCGTGGCGGCGCCAAGCTGGCCGCCCTGCTCGGCCACCAGCTTCAGGATGTGAAAACCGGCGGGGCTGCGGATCACGCCGCTGATCTCGCCCGGCTTGAGGCCGCGGATCGCTTCCATGAACAGGCCGGGCCACTGGCTGGCGGGGCGCACGCCGAGGTTGACGCCATTTTTCGCCTCCGGGCCCTGCGAGTATTCCATCGCCAGCTTGCTGAAATCACGCCCCTGCCTGAGCTTGCCGAGGGCCTCGTCGATGCGCACCTTGGCCTGCGCCACCTGCTCGGGCGTGGGCTGGCTGGGCAGGGGAATGAAAATTTGTGCGAGTTGAATCTGGGTTTGCGCAGCCAGCGGCTGTTTCGCCTGTTTGGCCAGATAGTCGTCCACCTCCTGGTCGCTGATCTTGATGCGCGCGGCCACCTCCTGCTGCCGCAGGCGGCCAATCAACACTTCACGCTTGACCTGCTCCTTGTATTCGCTCCAGCCCAGCCCTTCGGCGGTGATCTGCTTGCGGAATTGCTCGGTGCTGAGCTTGTAGCCAGCAGCCACCTGGGCGATGGCCCGGTCCACCGCCTCGGCACTGACGACGATGCCGCTGTCCTCGGCGTACTGCGCCATCGCCACCTGGTCGATCAGCTGGTTCAACAGCTCGGCGCGCAGCTGTGCGATGGGTGGCATTTGCGCCCGTTGCTGCGCGATTTGCTGCTCGGCCGCGCGCACCCGCAAATCCAGGTCGTACTGGGTGATGACCTGGCTGCCCACCACCGCGGCAATGCCGTCGCTGCCTTGCGATCCGCCCCCGGACAAGGCCGCTTGCGGCGTGGCGGGGAGCTGTGGGGTTTGCATCAGCGCCGAGCCCTGGCCCGAGAGTCCGGGAGCAGACTTCAAGCCAAGACCTTGGGCGCCGGCCGCGCCGCTGAGCAGCAAGGCAGCCAGGGCCGTGGCGCGGCGCAGGGAGAAATTACTCATAGTTGAGATAACGGCTGGGAGGCGCCGTGGGTTGGTTCAGCAGTTGGTAACCGGGGATATTTTGCTCGAATGCCGACAAGGGATTGCCGATCACGCTCAGACGGGAAAAACCCGTGAGCTCGAGTTGGAATAACAGGCGGGTGGATGCCGTGAACGTGGACAGCGAATTGCGCTGCACCGCGATGCGTGCCAGCCAACAACCGCCGTTGTACTCGAAACCCAGCAGGCCGTCGTTGAATTGCTTGTCCAGAATGCTGTAGTTGGCCTGGCCGACCGAGTACCAGCGGCTGGACAACTGCCACTGCCAGGCCGTGTTGACGTATTTCAAGGGAATCTGCGTTGCCGTGGCGCTTTGCACCTGGTAGGACACGCTCAC is part of the Thiomonas sp. X19 genome and encodes:
- the rsmA gene encoding 16S rRNA (adenine(1518)-N(6)/adenine(1519)-N(6))-dimethyltransferase RsmA, with protein sequence MAGSSRHGTAAGPTRIAGHTARKRFGQHFLTDTGVIAEIVGLIDPRAGQPLVEIGPGLGALTWPVLDRTRQLTVVELDRDLAARWRTREPERVRVIESDALALDFAGLGSRLRIFGNLPYNISSPLLFHLMSAASAVHDQHFMLQKEVVARMVAPPACGDYGRLSVMLQWRYAMWDVLNVGPQAFSPPPRVDSAVVRMHPRSPAELSGLDPAVLQALTAAAFSQRRKLLRHALEPWLVSRGYAGDFDIKRRAEEVSVGEYVRLALELNPG
- a CDS encoding peptidylprolyl isomerase, which codes for MSNFSLRRATALAALLLSGAAGAQGLGLKSAPGLSGQGSALMQTPQLPATPQAALSGGGSQGSDGIAAVVGSQVITQYDLDLRVRAAEQQIAQQRAQMPPIAQLRAELLNQLIDQVAMAQYAEDSGIVVSAEAVDRAIAQVAAGYKLSTEQFRKQITAEGLGWSEYKEQVKREVLIGRLRQQEVAARIKISDQEVDDYLAKQAKQPLAAQTQIQLAQIFIPLPSQPTPEQVAQAKVRIDEALGKLRQGRDFSKLAMEYSQGPEAKNGVNLGVRPASQWPGLFMEAIRGLKPGEISGVIRSPAGFHILKLVAEQGGQLGAATAMQSRVSEIVLDVNSGKSRQAAVKELASIRDAVEQGKVQFADKARELSQDVATGKKGGDLGWVLPGQLPPALDAALNRLNPGQVSQPITLPGKVVLLQLVDRREHALGKDQERAVARNILLQQKEEKDFNELVKDVRARTYVRIPDADS